One Thermodesulfobacteriota bacterium genomic region harbors:
- the gatA gene encoding Asp-tRNA(Asn)/Glu-tRNA(Gln) amidotransferase subunit GatA produces MTIKEIRERLKKKEFTSSELTRFFLERIAKYDGEIGSYIEITEGTAIAMAEEADRRIKKGEDGKILGIPLAVKDIICTKGIETTCASKILKGFIPPYDATVIKRLKEEGCVLLGKLNMDEFAMGSSTENSAFQITRNPWKKDRTPGGSSGGSSAAVATGLCVASLGTDTGGSIRQPASFCGIFGLKPTYGAVSRYGLIAFASSLDQIGPMARNVTDLAILLEIIAGYDPYDSTSLPFSPPDYFSFLGQDIKGLRIGIPKEYFTEGIDRDVKEATTNAIKLLYDLGAKVDEISLPHTKYALATYYIICTAEASSNLARYDGVKYGLRIEGKDIVEMYKKTRLKGFGKEVKRRIILGTYVLSTGYYDAYYKKASKVRTLIRRDFQDAFRVCDVIVTPTSPTTAFKLGEKIHDPLKMYLSDIFTIPANLAGLPAMSLPCGFDSENLPIGLQLIGRPLEEETLLKVAYVLEKEMKVKTIPDEYLS; encoded by the coding sequence ATGACGATAAAAGAAATAAGGGAACGATTGAAAAAGAAGGAATTCACTTCCTCAGAACTAACCCGTTTCTTTCTAGAAAGAATAGCGAAATACGACGGCGAGATAGGTTCGTACATCGAAATTACAGAAGGCACGGCTATAGCCATGGCCGAGGAGGCGGACAGAAGGATAAAAAAAGGGGAAGATGGAAAGATCTTAGGGATTCCTTTAGCGGTAAAGGACATCATCTGCACAAAAGGGATCGAAACTACCTGCGCTTCTAAGATCCTTAAAGGATTCATCCCACCCTATGATGCAACGGTGATAAAGAGGCTTAAGGAGGAAGGCTGTGTTCTTCTCGGAAAACTCAACATGGATGAATTTGCGATGGGGTCTTCTACTGAGAATTCCGCGTTTCAAATTACTAGAAATCCATGGAAAAAGGATAGGACTCCTGGGGGTTCAAGCGGCGGTTCCTCTGCCGCTGTGGCAACGGGGCTATGTGTCGCTTCTTTAGGTACTGATACAGGAGGTTCTATAAGGCAGCCTGCCTCATTTTGTGGAATTTTTGGCCTCAAACCCACGTACGGAGCAGTATCGAGATACGGTCTTATTGCGTTTGCATCCTCCTTAGACCAGATAGGTCCTATGGCGAGAAATGTCACTGATCTTGCTATTCTTCTCGAAATAATCGCCGGCTATGACCCCTACGATTCCACATCCCTTCCGTTTTCCCCACCCGACTATTTTTCCTTCCTTGGACAAGATATAAAGGGGTTGAGGATAGGAATTCCAAAGGAGTATTTCACAGAGGGGATAGATCGGGATGTGAAGGAGGCTACTACCAATGCTATAAAGCTACTTTATGACTTAGGCGCAAAAGTCGATGAGATAAGCCTTCCCCATACAAAATATGCGCTCGCCACCTATTACATAATTTGCACAGCTGAAGCCTCTTCCAATCTTGCAAGGTATGACGGTGTTAAGTACGGGTTAAGGATTGAAGGAAAAGACATAGTGGAGATGTACAAAAAGACTAGGCTTAAGGGTTTTGGGAAGGAAGTGAAAAGAAGGATAATCCTTGGAACTTATGTTCTGTCCACCGGTTATTATGATGCTTACTATAAAAAGGCATCGAAGGTAAGAACACTTATACGCAGAGATTTTCAAGATGCATTTAGAGTCTGTGATGTGATTGTGACCCCCACTTCTCCTACAACCGCCTTCAAATTAGGAGAAAAGATACATGACCCCTTAAAGATGTATCTTTCTGACATCTTTACAATCCCTGCTAATCTGGCAGGGCTTCCAGCTATGTCTTTGCCATGCGGTTTCGATTCGGAAAATCTTCCCATTGGACTTCAGCTTATTGGCCGTCCTCTGGAGGAAGAAACTTTGCTCAAGGTCGCCTATGTCCTTGAAAAAGAAATGAAGGTTAAAACTATTCCCGATGAATACCTTTCCTGA
- a CDS encoding uracil-DNA glycosylase, whose protein sequence is MNTFPEALRFLSSLETMGIKKVFLEEGIDLLSLSKRVHDCKRCRLSLTRTHVVFGEGNWNAELMFVGEAPGEEEDREGRPFVGKAGRLLTQLIEDVGLRRSEVYICNVLKCRPPDNRDPEKDEIEQCREYLFLQIAFVRPKVLVTLGRYAYNTIFDCEERITKVRGELRDFCGIKVIPTYHPSFLLRNPDKIEEVKEDIKRAKALLLSGKLDFTLQSLSYLVWPKDSDKTG, encoded by the coding sequence ATGAATACCTTTCCTGAAGCTCTCCGTTTTCTTTCGTCTTTAGAAACGATGGGAATAAAAAAAGTCTTCCTTGAAGAAGGCATAGATCTGCTCAGTCTTTCCAAGAGAGTGCATGACTGTAAAAGATGTCGTCTCTCTTTAACCCGTACGCACGTCGTTTTCGGAGAGGGAAACTGGAACGCGGAGCTAATGTTTGTAGGGGAGGCTCCTGGCGAAGAAGAGGACAGAGAAGGAAGACCATTTGTCGGTAAGGCAGGAAGGCTTCTTACTCAACTCATCGAGGATGTTGGGCTGAGAAGGTCGGAAGTGTACATATGTAACGTCCTAAAGTGCAGGCCTCCGGATAATAGGGACCCGGAAAAAGATGAGATAGAACAGTGTAGGGAGTATCTGTTCCTCCAAATAGCTTTCGTAAGGCCTAAAGTACTGGTTACCCTCGGAAGGTACGCTTATAACACCATATTCGATTGCGAAGAAAGGATAACCAAAGTTAGGGGGGAGCTAAGAGATTTTTGTGGGATAAAGGTTATCCCCACATACCATCCTTCGTTCCTTTTAAGAAACCCGGACAAAATCGAAGAGGTTAAGGAAGACATAAAAAGGGCAAAAGCTCTGCTTTTAAGCGGAAAACTCGATTTTACGTTGCAGAGTCTCTCTTATCTGGTCTGGCCTAAGGACTCGGATAAGACTGGTTGA
- the gatC gene encoding Asp-tRNA(Asn)/Glu-tRNA(Gln) amidotransferase subunit GatC has product MKTKINEETVKYLAHLSRIELTKEEISEFTYQLDTILKYMDQLNELNTDGIEPTSHAIELKLSLREDQRGPSLAQEETMMNAPQRMGPFFKVPPVIETEA; this is encoded by the coding sequence ATGAAGACGAAGATAAATGAAGAAACGGTGAAATACCTTGCCCATCTAAGCCGGATAGAACTCACAAAGGAAGAGATAAGCGAGTTCACCTACCAGCTCGACACAATTTTAAAGTACATGGATCAATTAAATGAGCTCAACACTGACGGCATAGAACCCACATCCCACGCAATCGAATTAAAACTTTCGCTGAGGGAAGATCAAAGAGGACCTTCTCTGGCCCAGGAAGAAACTATGATGAACGCTCCTCAGAGGATGGGACCCTTCTTTAAAGTTCCCCCAGTGATAGAAACGGAGGCCTAG